The Paenibacillus macerans genome includes a window with the following:
- the ltrA gene encoding group II intron reverse transcriptase/maturase: MRSREEQRQPNIPKGSCQQREAVKPSGYVGAPSSSSAQIDPSSHEASNDLLERMLEGENLRLAYKRVVQNGGAPGVDRVTVAGLQAYLNTRWETVKDELLTGTYRPIPVRRVKIPKPGGGVRLLGIPTVMDRFLQQALLQVMNPIFDAPFSWYSYGFRPGKRAHDAVKQAQRYIQSGLRWVVDMDLEKFFDRVNHDILMARVARRVTDKRVLKLIRAYLEAGMMEGGICQKTDEGTPQGGPLSPLLANILLDDLDKELTKRGLRFVRYADDCNIFVASRRAGERVMESVTRFVEGKLKLKVNRDKSAVDRPWNRKFLGFSFLSNKQATIRLAPKTISRFKEKIRELTNRTQSVSMEERISRLNRYLMGWIGYFRIASAKSHCERFDQWIRRRLRMCLWKQWKRVRTRIRELRALGVPEWACYVMANSRRGAWEMSRNTNNALPTSYWEVKGLKSLLSRYLELC, from the coding sequence ATGCGTTCGCGTGAAGAGCAAAGACAGCCGAATATCCCAAAAGGGAGCTGCCAACAAAGAGAAGCGGTGAAGCCGTCAGGGTATGTTGGAGCGCCGAGTTCTTCATCGGCACAAATCGATCCTTCCTCTCACGAGGCAAGTAACGACTTGTTGGAGCGAATGCTCGAAGGGGAGAACCTCAGGCTCGCCTATAAGCGAGTGGTACAAAACGGAGGTGCCCCCGGTGTAGACCGAGTAACGGTAGCGGGGCTACAGGCTTACCTGAACACACGCTGGGAAACGGTGAAAGATGAACTCCTAACGGGAACGTACAGACCGATACCTGTCAGACGGGTGAAAATCCCCAAACCCGGAGGCGGTGTAAGGCTGCTCGGTATCCCGACCGTGATGGACCGCTTCCTCCAACAAGCACTTCTGCAAGTGATGAACCCGATTTTCGATGCCCCCTTCTCTTGGTACAGCTACGGCTTTAGACCGGGGAAGAGAGCACACGATGCCGTGAAGCAAGCCCAGCGATATATCCAAAGCGGTCTGCGATGGGTCGTAGATATGGATTTGGAAAAGTTCTTTGACCGGGTGAACCACGACATTCTCATGGCAAGAGTGGCAAGGAGAGTGACAGACAAGCGAGTCTTGAAGCTGATTCGGGCCTACTTGGAAGCCGGAATGATGGAAGGTGGCATCTGCCAGAAGACGGACGAGGGAACTCCGCAAGGCGGTCCGCTAAGTCCGCTTCTGGCAAACATCTTACTCGATGATTTGGATAAAGAACTGACAAAGAGGGGGCTGCGGTTTGTTCGTTACGCGGACGACTGCAACATCTTTGTAGCGAGCAGGCGAGCAGGTGAACGAGTCATGGAATCGGTCACACGATTTGTGGAAGGAAAGTTGAAACTGAAAGTGAATCGGGACAAAAGTGCAGTGGACAGGCCATGGAACCGGAAGTTTCTTGGCTTTAGTTTCCTGTCGAATAAACAGGCGACGATTCGATTGGCTCCCAAGACAATCTCTCGATTTAAAGAGAAGATCCGGGAGTTGACAAACCGTACCCAATCAGTCTCCATGGAGGAACGTATATCTAGACTGAACCGTTACCTCATGGGATGGATTGGATATTTCCGAATCGCATCGGCGAAGAGCCACTGTGAAAGATTCGACCAGTGGATTCGAAGAAGACTTCGAATGTGCCTATGGAAACAATGGAAGCGGGTACGCACCCGAATTCGTGAACTTCGGGCACTCGGAGTCCCAGAATGGGCCTGCTATGTTATGGCAAACTCCCGCCGGGGTGCATGGGAAATGTCTCGAAACACAAATAACGCCCTTCCGACTTCCTACTGGGAAGTGAAAGGGCTGAAGAGTTTGCTTTCTCGTTACCTGGAGCTTTGTTAA